The following coding sequences are from one Pseudonocardia sp. EC080619-01 window:
- a CDS encoding O-methyltransferase codes for MSTPAGGAAYAEGYLAEDDALGEARALGTSAGAHPISPAGGAALSVLAATVAARAVVEIGTGAGVSGLYLLRGMAADGVLTTIDVDPELQRAAKRTAIGAGYGPGRLRLINGMALDVLPRLTDGGYDLVVADAVPAEYPGYLAEAVRLLRPGGVLVLEGVLDGGRVAGDGSEDGPGTAALRETAALVRDDERLLSALLPVADGMLCAVRR; via the coding sequence ATGAGCACACCCGCGGGGGGCGCCGCGTACGCCGAGGGCTACCTCGCCGAGGACGACGCGCTCGGCGAGGCCCGTGCGCTCGGCACGTCGGCGGGCGCGCACCCGATCTCCCCGGCCGGCGGTGCGGCGCTGTCCGTGCTGGCGGCGACGGTCGCCGCGCGCGCCGTCGTCGAGATCGGCACCGGAGCCGGTGTCAGCGGGCTCTACTTGCTCCGGGGCATGGCGGCGGACGGCGTGCTCACCACCATCGACGTCGACCCGGAGCTGCAGCGCGCAGCGAAGCGCACCGCGATCGGCGCCGGCTACGGTCCCGGCCGGCTGCGCCTGATCAACGGGATGGCGCTCGACGTGCTGCCGCGGCTCACCGACGGCGGCTACGACCTCGTCGTCGCGGACGCCGTCCCCGCCGAGTACCCGGGCTACCTCGCCGAGGCGGTCCGGCTGCTCCGCCCCGGTGGCGTGCTGGTCCTGGAGGGTGTGCTCGACGGGGGCCGCGTCGCGGGCGACGGCTCGGAGGACGGCCCGGGGACGGCCGCGCTGCGCGAGACCGCCGCGCTGGTGCGCGACGACGAACGGCTGCTCTCCGCGCTGCTCCCGGTGGCGGACGGCATGCTCTGCGCCGTCCGCCGGTGA
- the glgC gene encoding glucose-1-phosphate adenylyltransferase → MRPTASGRLPGRVLGIVLAGGEGKRLWPLTADRAKPAVPFGGNYRLIDFVLSNLVNAGMDRLCVLTQYKSHSLDRHISTTWRLSSVLDQYITTVPAQQRLGRRWYTGSADAIFQSLNLVYDDEPEYIAVFGADHVYRMDPAQMIAQHAESGAGVTVAGIRVPRAEAKAFGCIASDETGRITEFLEKPSDPPHVPDDPEVTFASMGNYVFTTEALLDALKADAANADSDHDMGGDIIPALVAKGDAHVYDFADNVVPGATDRDEGYWRDVGTIDAYYDAHTDLVSVHPIFNLYNARWPIRTATPALPPAKFVEGGIAQDSIVGAGTIISGAIVRRSVISPNVSVQGGAEVSDSVVLPGARIGRVAVVRRAILDKNVVVPDGALIGVDLNLDRSRYTVSNGGVVVLGKGVTAQ, encoded by the coding sequence ATGCGACCGACGGCGTCCGGGCGTCTTCCCGGAAGGGTTCTCGGAATCGTGCTGGCCGGCGGGGAGGGCAAGCGCCTCTGGCCCCTCACCGCCGATCGCGCCAAGCCCGCCGTCCCGTTCGGTGGCAACTACCGGCTCATCGACTTCGTCCTGTCGAACCTGGTGAACGCGGGCATGGACCGGCTCTGCGTGCTGACCCAGTACAAGTCCCACTCGCTGGACCGGCACATCTCCACGACGTGGCGGCTGTCCAGCGTCCTCGACCAGTACATCACCACGGTCCCGGCGCAGCAGCGGCTCGGCCGCCGCTGGTACACGGGCAGCGCCGACGCGATCTTCCAGAGCCTGAACCTGGTCTACGACGACGAGCCCGAGTACATCGCCGTGTTCGGCGCCGACCACGTCTACCGGATGGACCCGGCGCAGATGATCGCCCAGCACGCCGAGTCCGGCGCGGGCGTCACCGTCGCCGGTATCCGGGTGCCGCGGGCCGAGGCCAAGGCGTTCGGCTGCATCGCCTCCGACGAGACCGGGCGGATCACCGAGTTCCTGGAGAAGCCGTCCGACCCGCCGCACGTGCCGGACGACCCCGAGGTCACCTTCGCGTCGATGGGCAACTACGTCTTCACGACCGAGGCGCTGCTCGACGCGCTGAAGGCCGACGCCGCGAACGCGGACTCCGACCACGACATGGGCGGCGACATCATCCCGGCGCTGGTGGCGAAGGGGGACGCGCACGTCTACGACTTCGCCGACAACGTCGTCCCCGGCGCGACCGACCGTGACGAGGGCTACTGGCGCGACGTCGGGACCATCGACGCGTACTACGACGCGCACACCGACCTCGTCTCCGTGCACCCGATCTTCAACCTGTACAACGCGCGCTGGCCGATCCGCACCGCGACGCCCGCCCTGCCGCCGGCGAAGTTCGTCGAGGGTGGCATCGCGCAGGACTCGATCGTCGGCGCCGGGACGATCATCTCCGGGGCCATCGTGCGGCGGTCGGTGATCAGCCCGAACGTCAGCGTCCAGGGCGGCGCGGAGGTCTCCGACTCGGTGGTGCTGCCGGGTGCCCGGATCGGGCGGGTCGCGGTCGTGCGGCGGGCGATCCTGGACAAGAACGTCGTCGTACCGGACGGCGCGCTGATCGGTGTCGACCTCAACCTGGACCGCAGCCGCTACACCGTCTCCAACGGCGGCGTCGTCGTGCTCGGGAAGGGCGTCACGGCCCAGTGA
- the glgA gene encoding glycogen synthase — protein MRVGLLTREYPPAVYGGAGVHVGHLVPALRELVDVDVHCFAEPGIDAPADARAHSAPPLPDGANAALTTLGVDLSMAAELERCDVLHSHTWYANMAGHIGALLHGRPHVVTAHSLEPLRPWKAEQLGGGYRLSSWVERTAYEAADAVVAVSHGMRRDVLAAYPAIDPELVHVVHNGIDTGFYAPDPARDALLENGVDPDRPMVVFVGRITRQKGLKHLVAAAHRFDPAAQVVLCAGAPDTAEIAAETEAAVTELSASRSGVVWIQRMLKTTEVRQLLSAATVFVCPSVYEPLGIVNLEAMACGTAVVASDVGGIPEVVADGETGLLAHYDPADTEGFEKSIADGVNALVADPERAARMGERGRERAVAEFAWAEMARRTLEVYESVA, from the coding sequence GTGCGCGTCGGCCTGCTCACCCGTGAATACCCACCTGCCGTCTACGGCGGCGCCGGAGTCCACGTCGGACACCTCGTCCCCGCCCTGCGGGAGCTGGTCGACGTCGACGTCCACTGCTTCGCCGAGCCGGGGATCGACGCCCCGGCCGACGCCCGCGCGCACTCCGCGCCACCGCTGCCCGACGGCGCCAACGCAGCGCTGACGACGCTGGGCGTGGACCTGTCGATGGCCGCCGAGCTGGAGCGGTGCGACGTCCTGCACTCGCACACCTGGTACGCCAACATGGCCGGCCACATCGGCGCGCTGCTGCACGGCCGCCCGCACGTCGTGACCGCGCACTCGCTGGAGCCGCTGCGCCCCTGGAAGGCCGAGCAGCTCGGCGGCGGGTACCGGCTGTCGTCGTGGGTGGAGCGGACCGCCTACGAGGCCGCGGACGCCGTCGTCGCGGTGTCGCACGGCATGCGCCGCGACGTCCTCGCGGCGTACCCGGCGATCGACCCGGAGCTGGTGCACGTGGTGCACAACGGGATCGACACCGGCTTCTACGCGCCCGACCCGGCCCGCGACGCCCTCCTCGAGAACGGCGTGGACCCGGACCGGCCGATGGTGGTGTTCGTCGGGCGGATCACCCGGCAGAAGGGGCTGAAGCACCTCGTCGCGGCGGCGCACCGGTTCGACCCGGCGGCGCAGGTCGTGCTGTGTGCCGGCGCGCCGGACACCGCGGAGATCGCGGCCGAGACCGAGGCGGCGGTGACGGAGCTGTCGGCGTCGCGCTCCGGCGTCGTCTGGATCCAGCGGATGCTGAAGACCACCGAGGTGCGGCAGTTGCTGTCCGCGGCGACGGTGTTCGTGTGCCCGTCGGTGTACGAGCCGCTGGGGATCGTGAACCTGGAGGCCATGGCCTGCGGGACGGCCGTCGTCGCGTCCGACGTCGGCGGGATCCCGGAGGTCGTCGCGGACGGCGAGACGGGCCTGCTCGCGCACTACGACCCGGCCGACACCGAGGGGTTCGAGAAGTCCATCGCCGACGGGGTCAACGCGCTGGTGGCGGACCCGGAGCGGGCGGCGCGGATGGGTGAGCGGGGCCGGGAGCGGGCGGTCGCCGAGTTCGCCTGGGCGGAGATGGCCCGCCGGACCCTCGAGGTCTACGAGAGCGTGGCCTGA
- a CDS encoding DUF3117 domain-containing protein, which yields MAAMKPRTGDGPMEVTKEGRGIVMRVPLEGGGRLVVEMTPDEATDLSEALKSTVG from the coding sequence ATGGCCGCGATGAAGCCCCGCACCGGCGACGGGCCCATGGAAGTCACCAAGGAGGGTCGGGGCATCGTGATGCGCGTCCCGCTCGAGGGCGGTGGGCGTCTGGTCGTCGAGATGACCCCGGACGAGGCCACGGACCTCAGCGAGGCGCTCAAGTCGACCGTCGGCTGA
- a CDS encoding DNA-3-methyladenine glycosylase I: MSRAEAPDGRGRCDWALSAPDYVAYHDDEWGHPVHGTAAWFERMTLEGFQSGLSWIVILRKRPAFREVFHDFDPERVARFGDDDVARLLTDARIVRNRQKIEAAVTNARAVLDLTDTGDDLGGLLASFAPDPADHPRPARIEDVPGSTPESTALSKALKKRGFRFVGPTTCYALMQATGLVDDHVAYCWRAGTARDA; this comes from the coding sequence GTGAGCAGAGCAGAGGCACCGGACGGGAGGGGCCGCTGCGACTGGGCGCTCTCGGCCCCCGACTACGTCGCCTACCACGACGACGAGTGGGGCCACCCCGTGCACGGCACCGCGGCCTGGTTCGAACGCATGACCCTCGAGGGGTTCCAGTCCGGCCTGTCGTGGATCGTCATCCTGCGCAAGCGCCCGGCGTTCCGCGAGGTCTTCCACGACTTCGACCCCGAGCGCGTCGCCCGCTTCGGCGACGACGACGTGGCCCGCCTGCTCACCGACGCCCGCATCGTCCGGAACCGGCAGAAGATCGAGGCCGCGGTCACCAACGCGCGGGCCGTCCTCGACCTGACCGACACCGGCGACGACCTCGGCGGCCTCCTCGCCTCGTTCGCGCCGGACCCGGCCGACCATCCCCGCCCGGCCCGGATCGAGGACGTCCCCGGGAGCACCCCGGAGTCCACCGCCTTGTCGAAGGCGCTCAAGAAGCGCGGGTTCCGGTTCGTCGGCCCGACGACCTGCTACGCCCTCATGCAGGCGACCGGTCTCGTCGACGACCACGTCGCGTACTGCTGGCGGGCCGGCACCGCCCGGGACGCCTGA
- a CDS encoding SRPBCC family protein — MRDGEQSKGPAELTVPVDVDVPAAVLWEVVSDLEGQSEWMLATTVQITSGDGRSVGTELRATTGLGPLGVADTMRVTEWTEPPAGGSGTRRIVVTHTGTVIRGDGVFVVEELGPGRSRFLWTELLELPLGALGRLGWPVVRPAMRAGVAHSLRAMARRTEQRHHGQDGGGAPR; from the coding sequence GTGCGTGACGGTGAGCAGAGCAAAGGGCCGGCGGAGCTGACCGTCCCGGTCGACGTCGACGTACCCGCCGCGGTGCTCTGGGAGGTCGTCTCCGACCTCGAGGGCCAGTCGGAGTGGATGCTCGCCACGACCGTCCAGATCACCTCGGGGGACGGCCGTTCGGTCGGCACCGAGCTGCGCGCCACGACCGGGCTCGGTCCGCTCGGCGTCGCCGACACGATGCGGGTCACCGAGTGGACCGAGCCGCCCGCCGGCGGGTCCGGGACGCGACGGATCGTCGTCACGCACACCGGCACCGTCATCCGGGGTGACGGGGTGTTCGTCGTCGAGGAGCTCGGGCCCGGCCGGTCCCGGTTCCTGTGGACCGAACTGCTGGAGCTGCCGCTCGGGGCACTGGGCCGGCTCGGCTGGCCGGTCGTCCGGCCGGCGATGCGGGCCGGGGTCGCGCACTCGCTGCGTGCGATGGCGCGGCGCACCGAGCAGCGCCATCACGGGCAGGACGGGGGAGGAGCGCCGAGGTGA
- a CDS encoding DivIVA domain-containing protein, which yields MGTALVYVLVLAVVAALVFVIAAAVFGRGEELAPLAPDATPTRLPAREVAGSDVRDLRFQQVLRGYRMAEVDWALDRLAGELDRVRADRHELADRVARLEATIARMHAGETPGEDPRRQR from the coding sequence ATGGGGACCGCGCTGGTGTACGTGCTCGTCCTCGCCGTGGTGGCGGCGCTCGTCTTCGTGATCGCCGCCGCCGTCTTCGGGCGGGGCGAGGAGCTGGCCCCGCTCGCGCCGGACGCGACGCCGACCCGGCTGCCCGCACGCGAGGTGGCCGGCTCCGACGTGCGGGACCTGCGGTTCCAGCAGGTCCTGCGCGGGTACCGGATGGCGGAGGTCGACTGGGCGCTGGACCGGCTGGCCGGTGAGCTGGACCGGGTCCGCGCCGACCGGCACGAGCTGGCCGACCGGGTCGCCCGGCTGGAGGCGACGATCGCGCGGATGCACGCCGGGGAGACCCCGGGGGAGGATCCGCGCCGGCAGCGGTGA
- a CDS encoding glucosyl-3-phosphoglycerate synthase — MSRPGGDGVPSVDPERLAASKDGRRITVVLPALDEETTIGPLVSGLVRLAGGPTALVDDVVVLDSGSTDRTAERAAAAGARVLDRERAVPDVPVLPGKGEAMWRAVVALGSGAAPSDLICFVDADLVDPDPELVPRLVAPLLHQPGTALVKGFHRRPLDGPDGHEGGRVTELMARPLLAALRPGLRHVRQPLGGEYAATVGLLDRLPFATGYGVDVGLLLDTVALRGPEAVGQADLGVRRHRNRPLHELARTSREVLATALDRCGIDDSGAGLVGFLPGDDDGAPGWRTETPPLVQVDRPPPGDVRAGGPAEPVDVGARPRGAGAAVVRS, encoded by the coding sequence GTGAGCCGCCCGGGCGGCGACGGCGTGCCGTCCGTCGATCCGGAGCGCCTGGCCGCGTCCAAGGACGGTCGCCGGATCACCGTCGTCCTGCCCGCGCTGGACGAGGAGACGACGATCGGCCCACTGGTCTCCGGTCTCGTGCGGCTCGCGGGTGGGCCGACCGCACTGGTGGACGACGTCGTCGTCCTCGACTCGGGCTCCACCGACCGCACGGCGGAGCGCGCCGCCGCGGCCGGTGCCCGTGTGCTCGACCGGGAACGCGCGGTGCCGGATGTCCCGGTGCTGCCCGGCAAGGGCGAGGCGATGTGGCGGGCGGTCGTCGCGCTGGGATCCGGAGCCGCCCCGTCCGACCTGATCTGTTTCGTCGACGCCGATCTCGTCGACCCGGACCCCGAGCTCGTCCCACGGTTGGTGGCGCCGTTGCTGCACCAGCCGGGGACGGCGCTGGTGAAGGGTTTCCACCGCCGTCCGCTCGACGGGCCGGACGGTCACGAGGGCGGCCGGGTCACCGAGCTCATGGCCCGGCCCCTGCTGGCGGCGCTGCGGCCCGGGCTGCGGCACGTCCGGCAGCCCCTCGGCGGTGAGTACGCGGCCACCGTGGGGCTGCTCGACCGGCTGCCGTTCGCCACGGGGTACGGCGTCGACGTCGGCCTGCTGCTCGACACCGTCGCGCTCCGGGGTCCCGAGGCGGTCGGGCAGGCCGATCTCGGCGTCCGGCGGCACCGCAACCGGCCGCTGCACGAGCTCGCCCGTACCTCGCGGGAGGTGCTCGCGACCGCGCTGGACCGGTGCGGGATCGACGACTCCGGCGCCGGCCTCGTGGGGTTCCTGCCCGGAGACGACGACGGTGCCCCCGGCTGGCGCACCGAGACACCCCCCCTCGTCCAGGTCGACCGTCCCCCGCCCGGTGACGTCCGCGCCGGCGGTCCGGCCGAGCCGGTGGACGTGGGCGCCCGGCCGCGTGGGGCGGGCGCCGCCGTCGTCCGCTCGTGA
- a CDS encoding TIGR00730 family Rossman fold protein translates to MTDAAPGFSVCVYCASSDGVAEHYLDLAGAVGRGVADRGWTLVSGGGRRSMMGAVAAGARSAGGRTVGIIPKSMVDWEWADHESDELVITDSMRDRKRQMEERSDAFLALPGGIGTCEELFEVWTSGVLGLHDKPVVVLDPDGHWDGLLDWVAGLQDRGFAARPPMGRLQVVRSDGAGPDGAALVGAALDACARPVA, encoded by the coding sequence ATGACCGACGCCGCACCCGGGTTCTCCGTCTGCGTGTACTGCGCCAGCTCCGACGGCGTCGCCGAGCACTACCTCGATCTCGCCGGGGCCGTCGGCCGGGGCGTCGCGGACCGCGGCTGGACACTCGTGTCGGGCGGCGGGCGTCGTTCCATGATGGGTGCGGTCGCCGCCGGTGCCCGCTCGGCGGGCGGCCGGACCGTTGGGATCATCCCGAAGTCCATGGTCGACTGGGAGTGGGCAGACCACGAGAGCGACGAGCTCGTGATCACCGACAGCATGCGGGACCGCAAGCGCCAGATGGAGGAGCGGTCCGACGCGTTCCTGGCCCTCCCCGGCGGCATCGGGACCTGCGAGGAACTGTTCGAGGTGTGGACGTCGGGGGTGCTCGGTCTGCACGACAAGCCGGTCGTCGTGCTCGACCCGGACGGGCACTGGGACGGGCTGCTCGACTGGGTCGCGGGCCTGCAGGACCGCGGTTTCGCCGCGCGCCCTCCGATGGGACGGCTGCAGGTGGTCCGATCCGACGGCGCAGGACCGGACGGCGCCGCGCTCGTCGGCGCCGCCCTCGACGCCTGCGCCCGTCCCGTCGCGTGA
- a CDS encoding TIGR00730 family Rossman fold protein, translating into MADENADPQKLPEKQRGPVVLRRSRSIEPTTTDQRLLDSRGPTDWVHTDPWRVLRIQAEFVEGFGMLAELPRAATVFGSARTPVGSAEYEQGRELGARLAGAGFAVITGGGPGAMEAANRGASEAGGLSVGLGIELPFEQGLNPWVDLGINFRYFFARKTMFVKYSQAFVCLPGGFGTLDELFEALVLVQTKKVTKFPVVLLGTDYWGGLHDWIAKTVLRDGKVSEKDMDLLYLTDDIDDAVDVVGEAYHAWEETH; encoded by the coding sequence ATGGCCGACGAGAACGCCGATCCCCAGAAGCTGCCGGAGAAGCAGCGTGGCCCGGTCGTGCTGCGGCGCAGCCGCAGCATCGAGCCGACGACCACCGACCAGCGGCTGCTCGACTCGCGGGGGCCGACGGACTGGGTGCACACCGATCCGTGGCGGGTCCTGCGGATCCAGGCGGAGTTCGTCGAGGGCTTCGGGATGCTCGCCGAACTGCCCCGGGCCGCCACGGTGTTCGGGTCGGCCCGCACACCGGTCGGCTCGGCCGAGTACGAACAGGGGCGCGAGCTCGGGGCCCGGCTGGCCGGAGCCGGTTTCGCTGTGATCACCGGCGGTGGTCCGGGCGCGATGGAGGCGGCCAACCGGGGCGCGTCGGAGGCCGGGGGTCTCTCGGTCGGGCTGGGCATCGAGCTGCCGTTCGAGCAGGGCCTGAACCCGTGGGTCGACCTCGGGATCAACTTCCGGTACTTCTTCGCGCGCAAGACGATGTTCGTGAAGTACTCGCAGGCGTTCGTCTGCCTGCCCGGTGGCTTCGGCACCCTCGACGAGCTGTTCGAGGCCCTCGTCCTCGTGCAGACCAAGAAGGTCACCAAGTTCCCGGTCGTCCTGCTCGGCACCGACTACTGGGGCGGGCTGCACGACTGGATCGCGAAGACCGTGCTGCGCGACGGGAAGGTCTCCGAGAAGGACATGGACCTGCTCTACCTGACCGACGACATCGACGACGCCGTCGACGTCGTCGGCGAGGCCTACCACGCCTGGGAGGAGACGCACTGA
- the dapE gene encoding succinyl-diaminopimelate desuccinylase, with product MPALDLTSDPVTLTAALVDVASVSGDEKELADALERALRTQAPHLEVLRSGDAVLARTNLGRSHRVLLAGHLDTVPIADNVPSYRADGILHGCGTSDMKSGDAVFAHLAATLPDPRHDVTFVFYDCEEIEAERNGLGRIEREHRDWLDADLAILGEPTDGALEAGCQGTLRVELRTSGRRAHSARSWLGDNAIHRAGEILARLAAYDARDVDIDGCLYREGLQAVRIGGGVAGNVVPDECVVTVNFRFAPDRSADQAVEHVREVFDGFPLTVTDLSPGALPGLSAPAAAEFVTASGATPRAKYGWTDVSRFAALGIPAVNYGPGDPNLAHTREEHVAEDAITACAAVLRRYLAP from the coding sequence CTGCCCGCCCTGGACCTGACCTCCGACCCGGTAACGCTCACGGCAGCGTTGGTCGACGTCGCGAGCGTCTCCGGGGACGAGAAGGAGCTCGCCGACGCGCTCGAGCGTGCGTTGCGGACGCAGGCGCCGCACCTGGAGGTCCTGCGGTCCGGTGACGCGGTGCTCGCCCGCACGAACCTCGGCCGGTCGCACCGTGTCCTCCTGGCCGGGCACCTCGACACGGTGCCGATCGCCGACAACGTGCCGTCGTACCGGGCCGACGGGATCCTGCACGGCTGCGGCACGTCCGACATGAAATCCGGCGACGCCGTGTTCGCCCACCTCGCGGCCACACTGCCGGATCCGCGGCACGACGTGACCTTCGTGTTCTACGACTGCGAGGAGATCGAGGCCGAGCGCAACGGGCTGGGCCGGATCGAGCGCGAGCACCGGGACTGGCTCGACGCCGATCTCGCGATCCTCGGTGAGCCCACCGACGGTGCGCTCGAGGCAGGCTGCCAGGGCACGTTGCGGGTCGAGCTCCGCACCTCGGGGCGGCGCGCGCACTCCGCGCGGTCCTGGCTGGGCGACAACGCGATCCACCGCGCCGGCGAGATCCTCGCCCGGCTCGCCGCCTACGACGCCCGCGACGTCGACATCGACGGCTGCCTCTACCGCGAGGGGCTGCAGGCGGTGCGGATCGGCGGCGGTGTCGCCGGCAACGTCGTCCCGGACGAGTGCGTCGTCACCGTCAACTTCCGGTTCGCGCCGGACCGCTCGGCGGACCAGGCCGTGGAGCACGTCCGCGAGGTGTTCGACGGGTTCCCGCTGACCGTCACCGATCTCTCGCCGGGGGCGCTGCCGGGGCTGTCGGCGCCCGCCGCCGCCGAGTTCGTCACCGCGAGCGGCGCCACGCCGCGCGCGAAGTACGGCTGGACCGACGTCTCGCGGTTCGCCGCCCTCGGCATCCCGGCCGTCAACTACGGACCCGGTGACCCGAACCTGGCGCACACCCGCGAGGAACACGTCGCCGAGGACGCGATCACCGCCTGCGCGGCCGTGCTGCGCCGCTACCTCGCGCCCTGA
- a CDS encoding helix-turn-helix transcriptional regulator, whose translation MTDHDPVLAEPPAAPDDVAVPDVSGLVRAVRRRADLSQRELAERTGLARSTIGRIESRSLAPSLDTLSAILDVAGLRLVAVDQENRLVRPMEDIPGDVRDGAGRRFPSHLDTVLDPVDGEWWADRFGLARPPETFRRDRAMRDVMRARSVWEVRVALYRCVPAPPTVERWIQLQSRCESCGRLPAPVPPPFAPQRVARYLRAAAHLSGAATSGHDVARRTHGGAPRASPGR comes from the coding sequence ATGACAGACCATGACCCGGTGCTCGCGGAGCCGCCGGCGGCGCCCGACGACGTGGCGGTCCCCGACGTCTCGGGCCTGGTCCGCGCGGTCCGCCGACGAGCCGACCTCTCCCAGCGGGAGCTCGCGGAGCGCACCGGGCTGGCCCGGTCGACGATCGGCCGGATCGAGAGCCGGTCGCTCGCGCCGAGCCTCGACACGCTCTCGGCGATCCTCGACGTCGCCGGCCTGCGGTTGGTCGCCGTCGACCAGGAGAACCGCCTCGTGCGGCCGATGGAGGACATCCCGGGCGATGTCCGCGACGGTGCGGGGCGCCGGTTCCCGTCGCACCTGGACACCGTCCTCGACCCCGTGGACGGCGAGTGGTGGGCCGACCGGTTCGGCCTGGCACGACCGCCGGAGACGTTCCGCCGGGATCGTGCGATGCGCGACGTGATGCGCGCCCGCAGCGTGTGGGAGGTGCGGGTGGCGCTGTACCGGTGCGTCCCGGCTCCTCCGACCGTCGAGCGGTGGATCCAGCTGCAGTCGCGGTGCGAGTCGTGCGGCCGGCTCCCCGCGCCCGTTCCCCCGCCGTTCGCGCCCCAGCGGGTCGCGCGTTACCTGCGGGCCGCTGCCCATCTGAGCGGTGCCGCCACGTCCGGGCACGACGTGGCCCGGCGCACCCACGGCGGCGCGCCACGGGCGTCGCCGGGACGGTAG
- the dapD gene encoding 2,3,4,5-tetrahydropyridine-2,6-dicarboxylate N-succinyltransferase — translation MSTEYRREGASGTGLATVTTDGTVLDVWYPAPALAGTDVTDPADDLAALVATDELRGVRTEVVRTEIGSLADAPVDAADAYLRLHLLSHRLVRPHQVSLEGQFGLLANVVWTNHGPCPVPGFELTRAKLRSRGPVTVTHVDKFPRMVDYVVPSGVRIGDADRVRLGAHLAEGTTVMHEGFVNFNAGTLGASMVEGRISAGVVVDDGSDIGGGASIMGTLSGGGKEVISIGRRCLLGANAGLGISLGDDCVVEAGLYLTAGTKVVLPDGATTAARELSGQDGLLLRRNSVSGAVEALARTGDGIALNAALHAN, via the coding sequence GTGAGTACCGAGTACCGCCGCGAAGGCGCTTCCGGCACCGGCCTGGCCACGGTCACGACCGACGGCACCGTCCTCGACGTCTGGTACCCGGCGCCCGCGCTGGCCGGGACCGACGTGACCGACCCCGCCGACGACCTCGCCGCGCTCGTCGCGACCGACGAGCTGCGCGGGGTGCGCACCGAGGTCGTCCGCACCGAGATCGGCTCGCTGGCCGACGCCCCGGTCGACGCGGCCGACGCCTACCTCCGCCTGCACCTGCTCAGCCACCGGCTGGTCCGGCCGCACCAGGTCAGCCTGGAGGGCCAGTTCGGCCTGCTGGCCAACGTCGTGTGGACCAATCACGGCCCGTGCCCGGTCCCCGGCTTCGAGCTGACCCGCGCGAAGCTGCGGTCCCGCGGGCCCGTGACGGTCACGCACGTCGACAAGTTCCCGCGGATGGTCGACTACGTGGTCCCGTCCGGCGTGCGGATCGGCGACGCCGACCGGGTCCGCCTGGGCGCGCACCTCGCCGAGGGCACGACCGTCATGCACGAGGGCTTCGTGAACTTCAACGCCGGCACGCTCGGTGCGTCGATGGTCGAGGGCCGCATCTCGGCCGGCGTCGTCGTCGACGACGGCTCCGACATCGGTGGCGGCGCGTCGATCATGGGCACACTGTCCGGGGGCGGCAAGGAGGTCATCTCGATCGGCCGCCGCTGCCTGCTCGGCGCCAACGCCGGGCTGGGGATCTCGCTGGGCGACGACTGCGTCGTCGAGGCGGGTCTCTACCTGACCGCGGGCACGAAGGTCGTCCTTCCCGACGGGGCGACGACCGCGGCACGCGAGCTCTCCGGGCAGGACGGGCTGCTGCTGCGCCGCAACTCCGTCTCCGGCGCGGTCGAGGCGCTCGCCCGCACCGGCGACGGCATCGCCCTCAACGCCGCACTGCACGCCAACTAG